CGGGCCGATCTGCCGGCGGTCGAGGAGCGCGTCGAGGAGCTGGCTGAGCTGCATGGGCGGGCCCAGGCGCTCGCCGGATGGCCCGAGTCGTTGGAGCGCGTTCCCTTCCAAGCAGTCGATCACTTCGGGACGTTCGGGCTGGACGGGCTGCCGGCCGCCGACGCCGTGGTGACCGAGCTGGTCACGGGCGGGTCCGTGGGCGGCGAGATCCTCGCGGTCGCCGGACCCGATCTGCATCTGGCCACCGGGCGGGGGGTCGTGGTGCTCGACACACGGCTCATGACCGGGTGGGAGCTCACCGGACCCGTCGGCGAGGGGCCTCGCGGCGTCCTCACCCTGCCCGTACGGGAGTTGCGGAGCAGGGGGGACGGGAGCGTGCAGGACGGGTTGTTCTGAGGCTCGGAGGGGGCTTTTCCAGGCAGGCAGAGCGTGGGGCCGCAGCGCTCCGTGGGGAGAGGGCGGATCATGACGGCGCTTGCATAAAAGCGGTGTCAGGGCGGGTCGGCCCAGGGCCCCCAGCCGTGGTGGCGGGGCTGTGGATCCCCGGTGAGGCGGCCTGGGGAACGCCGTGGAATCGATCAGAAAAGTGCTGGTCGGCGGGGGTGGCGTCCGAGAAGTCGGGGATCTTCCCAGGTGTTCCCTGAGAGGCGCCTGTGCGTTTCTTAGAAAAATCACAGGTTCCGGAAAGGGTGTTCTCAGGGGGCCCCGACAAGGTGTCCAGCATGACCACGACCTCGCCCCAGGGGCGCACCGAACTGCTGAGGCCGGACGGGAGCCCCGTCCGAGTGCTTGTGGTGGACGACGAGCTGTCGATCACCGAACTGCTGTCCATGGCCCTGCGCTACGAGGGATGGCAGATCCGGAGTGCGGGGGACGGCACGGGTGCCCTCCAGACCGCCCGAGACTTCCGGCCCGACGCCGTCGTCCTCGACATGATGCTGCCCGACATGGACGGCCTGACCGTCCTCGGTCGGCTGCGGCGCGAGTTGCCGGACGTGCCCGTGCTCTTCCTGACCGCGAAGGACGCGGTCGAGGACCGGATCGCCGGGCTCACCGCCGGCGGCGACGACTACGTGACCAAGCCGTTCAGCCTCGAAGAGGTCGTCGCCCGGCTGCGTGGGCTGATCCGCCGCTCCGGCGCCGCCGACCGCCGCTCCGACTCCGTGCTCGTCGTCGGTGACCTCATGCTCGACGAGGACAGCCACGAGGTGTCGCGCGGCGGGGCGAACATCCACCTCACCGCCACCGAGTTCGAACTGCTCCGCTTCCTCATGCGGAATCCGCGGCGCGTCCTCAGCAAGGCGCAGATCCTCGACCGCGTGTGGTCGTACGACTTCGGCGGCCAGGCCAATGTGGTCGAGCTCTACATCTCGTACCTGCGGCGCAAGATCGACGCCGGGCGGGAGCCGATGATCCACACCCGGCGTGGGGCCGGCTACCTGATCAAGCCCGCCTCGTCATGAGCGGGCGACGACGGACGCGTACGCAGAGGCAGCCGAGACCGGGGCTGAGGCCGGGGCTGAGGCGAGGACAGCCGCGCACGCTGCGTACGCGGCTCGTCGTCTCCGCCGTGGCGTTGATCGCGGTGGTGTGCGCGGTGATCGGGACGGTGACGACGGTCGCGCTGCGCTCGCATCTGTACGACCAGCTCGACGACTCCGTCAGCCAGGTGGTGGGTCGGGCCGCGGGCGTCGGCCCCAAGAACCTGCCTCCTGGCACCACGCAGCCCAAGCCCGACGGCGAGCAGGACCCCCTCAAGAAGGAGACCGGTCCGCCGGACCTGGAGGAGTTCGTCACCCGGGGCCCCCAGCAGATGATCGGCACCATCGCGGCGAAGGTCACGAACGGCACCGCCGTGGAGGGCATGGTCGGCAAGGAGTCGACCTCCGACAACGGGGTCACGGGCGCCACGGCGTACGCAATGGACGAGGACCAGCTCGCAGAGCTGAACAGTGTTCCCAAGGACGGGGACGCCCACACCGTGACCATCACGGGGCTCGGCGACTACCGCGTGATGTACCGGAGCGGTGACAACGGCGCCTATTA
The DNA window shown above is from Streptomyces akebiae and carries:
- a CDS encoding response regulator transcription factor → MTTTSPQGRTELLRPDGSPVRVLVVDDELSITELLSMALRYEGWQIRSAGDGTGALQTARDFRPDAVVLDMMLPDMDGLTVLGRLRRELPDVPVLFLTAKDAVEDRIAGLTAGGDDYVTKPFSLEEVVARLRGLIRRSGAADRRSDSVLVVGDLMLDEDSHEVSRGGANIHLTATEFELLRFLMRNPRRVLSKAQILDRVWSYDFGGQANVVELYISYLRRKIDAGREPMIHTRRGAGYLIKPASS